The genomic region CTTCTCCAAGCACAACCAATTCTAACGATGCTTCCAAAAAATACCATTTTAAATAGTAAAGGTAAATTTATTTAGGAAGTATTGAAGTATAGAAATTGaggccaaaaaaaattcaaaaccacAAATATTAGATAAAAGATATAAATGTAGCAATCATATCTAAGTATAAGATTAAACCTAGAAAAATTACAAAAATTTATTGATACTTtcataacataaattaaatatcAAGAACCAAAAATCAAATtactaaaaatatatttaaaaaaaaatcttatcacATTTAAAACCAAACACCTAATCTTCCATATTAATTTCCTTACTAATATATTAAATTATTCGAATATTTATTTATATCTAGTTAAACTCTTTTAAATGATAGTCTTACATTTTTCTAGCTAAGTGTagacattttattttttaattcttttaaacACTTTATGAATGACATTAGTTTTGGGGATCTACTatgggattaaataatttagaattttCTTTTGACCATTTGAGGACTCTTACTTTCCATAAAGCTACAAGGGCGGTGAGATTGCCTTAAAAAGGGCTTTTTGCTTTCTCATGTTCCTCCCCCAGAAGCTTGAGAATTAAATATTTTGTGATATCTAAATCCAAACGGATAACAATTGAAGATGCTTTTATTCTTTTATCCATCATTACAACAAATCAAAAGaagaaaacaataatataaatattatcatATATTAATCATAATACAagtttaataattttatataatacgtagtaattaaattgaaaaaaatataatttgaaatttgttaaaaaattataattgatattcatttatttaggttttaagattaaatttaaatattaaaggtaaatattaaaaaaatattaagaaggtTTAAGTTAGTGTCTCTTCAACTTTACTTTAAAGTTCAGAATTTTATAGAATGTGAGTTTAAAAGGATTTCTTAAATCTTCTTTGTTAGTTTCTATTATTTCTTATGGTGTCAGACCTCTTTCTTTAGAAGACAAACCTCAACCCAATACAAATGATCATGTGAAGGTTTCCAAGAGTCAATGTTGTCCTAATTTGGGTAGGTTGTTGGAGGCTAAGGGACTCATTTCCTTTTGACCTTTGCCCCCTTCTAACTCATCCTTGGCTTTTAATCTTGGGATTTCTATCTTGTCGTATTCTTGCAAGACCTTGGGAAGAAATGTTGCTTGTGTATCAAACTCATTGGATCCATTTTGACTTCTTGTCAGTCTGAGTAAGTTTATCTTTCATGTGTTCGGGTGATTTGTTGGATTAGTTAGTGCCTTGTAATGTGATGTTACGTATTTGCTATCTCATTGGACCCTCTCAAAACCCCACCTTTACCAATAATATCCAAAAATATCGCAagtagaaaaaaaaaaatgaaaacaatttGATTACAAAATACTGTCATTTCAACATCTTTGTTTGAGCTTTCTACAATAAAATGTTCTATAAATCCAACCAACAAGAAATCGCCTTACATGAAAATCTTGAAAATGCACTCCAAAATTACTCCATAATATACTAAAGACAACCCAAAATCTTACATAAATAAATGTCACACTCCATACTTATTCCATAATATACTATGACAACTCAAAATCTCAcccatgtatatatttatatatataatttaatccGTGGCAAACTAGAGTGTTCTTAAAAAAATCTAGTCTATCAATCCGCAAAAGTTGAAAATACAGACTATTAAAAATAAAAGCAAATTTTTATATTCTGTTTTATCTTATCCCAAGCTCGTCGGCAATTGGAATATTAAAAACAAAAGCAACATTCCATTCCAAACAAATCAGATTCTTTTTATCTAAGACTTTTATAATCCTTATCTGCTCTACTTATATAATACTCACGCAGGCTCTAACTATAAATATAATGCTCTACGTGATGGGAAAATGCAGGTTGCTTACAATTTACTTGAAAACAGGGAAGAAGAAATGCAAAAGAGTGTTAAAGTGACTGTGTTGAGGGGTAGCAATTTAGTTGTCAAGGACATTAGAAGTAGTGATCCATATGTTGTACTTAAATTTGGTAATAAGGTTAGTAGTGTTTCCCAAActgaaaatattaatttttatattattatttttttttaatgtcgGTTTGTAAAATAgagaatattaaaaatatatttatatgataTCTAAAAATATATGAAAAGCATATAATTTGTGTATAATGTATAGGTTCGTTACTattttgttttatcttgatctcAAAACGTACATGATAATGGTATAGGTCACTATCTTCTTTGTCTCTTTTTTAACTTTTTTGTTTAAAGCATTAGGAATTATATCTGTCTTGATCTCAGAATGTACATGATAATGATATAGGTCACTATCTTCCTCATCTCTTTTCCAACTCTTTTGTTTATAGCATTAGGAATAATCTTGCCTAAATAAATAGGGTTAAAAATGTGTCAAATTAGTTATTGTAAATCTTAAACAATTCTAAGcttggggtcccatggagggggcttCAAGATCACGTAAACGAGATCCATGAAGAAAACAATATGCTACAAGACTAATTAGAAAATTTCCCTAAATAATTGTTGCCCCCACTTTTTAGTTTGAAGATTTGGGGTTTACTCTTTTAATGCCAAAGTAAATTTTGTTGCTTTGTAATATACTTTTGAAATTTGAATCGGTTTatgtttttattatattttgtagcTTTCAATGTAAATATTatatattgaattttttgatgtaaaTAAATTAAGTGATTTGCATATAATTTCATTCTACAtagagaaaaatattttatttatatattgtttgttatattatttataattaattattattaatgctatttattttatatataatcatatattatatttttttattttatttattatgaaatttaatatttgtgattaaTGTTTATGATAGGTAGTTTGCACTAAAGTAGTGAAGAAGAATCTAAATCCAACTTGGAATGAGGAGTTCAAATTTCCCATAACAAGTTTTAGTCATTATTTACTCAAACTGGTAACTACTTTAAATTTGAACTTGTTTCAATTCTTTGAATTTATTAATATGAGATATATGGAATAATGAATTATCATAAATTATGCTCTCtcataaaaagaaaatcaaattatttgtatttgttATTTATTGACATTAGATTGATGCTTTGATATTTTAGGAAGTGTGGGATAAGGATAAAGTTTTTGGCATCGACTGGCTTGATCCAGATGACTTTATGGGAGCAGCTGAAATAGATTTGAAGCATGTTATTAATAGAGAAAAATGTTCCTCACAACATAAATTGGCGATGTCTCCATCAAAAGAAAATTGCCTACATCAAGAGAGTTATGTTATCCAAACTGCAGATGGTAAGAGAGTTCAAGAAGTGTGTTTGAATCTTCGTAATGTTACTTCTGGCCTTGTGTACCTACGACTAGAATGGTCATCTTAACATACGAAGCACACATACTATAATTAACATTTTGAGTTTTACCTTACCCTTGTAAAACCAACGTCATTTGTTTATACTCCATTCATTGATATGTATACCAACCAAGAGTGATAGAATGAAACTATTAAACCATTACCCAAAATGTAACTATTCAAGTATTTGTGTAAatgatatattttttgaaaaaaaaaatatatagatatatattattGTGTGAGTAACAATGAGGAGATTTGTAGATGAAAATAACTATCAATCAATATTAGAAGCTTGATAATTATGCATAAGATGGATAAGTTGTCATGATCTATTTAGTTGTGGAGATCCCTAATCGATGACATTTCAATTGCAATAAACATCAAATGCCAATTTATCTAAGTAATATATACTAACATTCCATTCCATTGAAATATAaacaaataaaaatgaataaaaatataaagTGAGATCAATGATCTACTTTACAATAAAATCCAACCTCCGTGAAGTCTCATGGAACTTCCTTTTCATCACAAGAGGATAGGATCATGAAATTGATTTCATGATTACACTAATGGCACATGCCTCAATTTGATTATTAGTGTCCAAAGCAATGAAGAATAAATGGTCCAAATCATCACTATCATGAGTCATGACCAACCATGCCACTATTAGTAGCACTTAGATTGTCCCATCAGGATCCAACAGTCAGCATACAAACCCACACATTAGTTAGCTTTCTTTGAATGAATTTGACAGATGGCAACATATCATGCTATCGTAGTATACGCATGAAcccatcccttcatcctctatgatAAGCCTTGAATGCATGATCTAGACTACCCTAGGTGGAATGATTATGCAACTCCACTTACATAGATCAAATTCATGTGATAGCCTAACAGTATACAATGCAATACAATGAAGACACTTGTTACTTATTCAAATGATAGACAGGGATCACAACGTAGCCTCCACTAAAATAGCAGCCAAAAAATAATATTTTGGGCAACCAGTACTAGATTCTTACTAGGACAGCAGGTCCGATAACACAATGACTTAAAAGGGTCCAGTTATAAATTAGACAGCCAAATACAAGCTACAATAATTCAAcacttaaaaataacaaaaatcaacTCGGACACTGATAGCAAGATATGACATGACTAAGCATGACTAGCAAAACCTTGAAAATTTGTAGGAAAGCTACATTTAATCTTGTTTTTACAGTGATAAAGTTTTCCTAAAATCCTTTAAGAAATACAATATGTTGttgagatttatatgtggaaaaatcccttcctcaagaaaattacatgataattgttaggatgaagaaacgaATTTAAACAAcagataaacataattaaatacacACACAACATAGACAAATGAAACACACATATTTATCGTGGTtcagcaattgcctacatccacattgAAGCAGGGGAATCATAGATAAATCACCAATCTGGTATACACATATACACAGCTGCCAGCAGCTCCAGaattaacctctacaaatgaattacaatcagctcttaaagagcttgcaaagagaatatgaatagccaagagttttggcggcaaaaggaaggagtccgttggacttcacttccaacaataaTATGAAAAGATGCATATGTGGAAAAATTATTATGTAATAGAGTTGAACATTGGCTGTAGCTATTTTGACTCCAATAACATCCAAACTGCATTGTGGTACATTTCAATAACCTTTGTGTTATACAAAAGTGGGGGGCAGCAGCTGTAGCGCTTCTGCCAAGCCTCCGAGCCTTTCTGTGTCTATTCTGCAAATTTTCTATCTGCATAACATGAAAGTTATGCATCGTACGACATTGCAATTTTGGAACCATATTAACTGTATCTGATAAACATAAAGAAACTCAAAACCTTGTCCATTATTAAGTAAtaatattttctatcacttcatcTGCTCTATTATACATACATAGCTCACAATCATAAAAacattaaatattgaaattaaattcATACAAAAAATTTAATACCTATCAGTTTGTTATCTCTTTATCAATAAACTCAAATCTCTTTTATGTTTCAAATAATAAAGATAAGTAATATCTTATTCAAGATTGTATATTTTTTATAAAGTATCATTACATTTAAAAGGAGAATTTTTGTTAGATGTTGTAAATAGAGTTAGAAATGAAAAGTAAATTATTTCACCATTTGAATTCTTTTATAAATAAATTCTATGGGTATGATGAAATGGAGTAAACATTATTCTTTGTGATTTTTCAAAATTATGATACATAAAGATTGCAAAATAAGTAAAATGTAAGTCAAACTAACTAAAATATTTTCATTGTTCCCAAACAACCAAGAGAAGTAAAATAAAAAAAGGGATACACATATATTAGATTttttaatgcccaccaaaataccctagacaaatataaccatctaacatgcaaatagagataaaaaaaaattaatcatcaACAACTAGTGCAACATATACAACTAGAATACTCATATGCATTAAACACCCATCTACTAATATGTGCATGATCAACTAAAAACATAATCATATGAACTTATTATGCAAGCGGAAATAAATACAACTCATTAATTACATTCCCTAGGGTATGTCAATGTCATTACTTAACTACCATTTATTCTCAACAATCACCAATGAAATCAACATAAAAGAACATCCATTCATTTAACACGTTGTAATAAAACCAAATACCTCGAACATGTTCTAATATATTTCAAATGCCATTAATTCCTTTAGATTCATTTTAAAGCActaatccaaatgttcctaattcccaaTTCTCTTATACATTATCATTCCTTTATTTCTAAAACATCTCCTATTACAAACTAAACCATTTCCTTTAATAGATTATTCGTCCATACCAACTTAGTACCAAATACATAAATATATCCAAATATAAGCAgaataaggaaataacatcattatCTATTCCATTCAAGACTAATCCAAGACATCATAAATCCAAATCCTTATTACCACAAATGAACactatccaagatacaataacatGTTCCATTACAAGAATCATGATCACAATCTATTACATTATTTTCCATTACATATGAATACATTATACTTTTACCACATAATACATAGTTTCCAATCTACAAATACTACTATCTCATGAATCCTACTAATGTAAATGTCACATGAATCATAATACATCAATCTGCTCCAAGAATCCATCTTTAACTGAAGATATTAAAAATCCATAACCACGTACAAGtccatccaatgaagaacatcccaatggaagaagtcatcgaaccacccaaccatgtggaaccataaggaaccacccacCATGCTACAGAGAATGACACaggatcccacacacactctagatctaggttgacacctaacaaggtaagtgcaccaagatggggaacaaaaaggggggtataagtggccactttttttttttttttaaatgggtaaacctaaacttcaaagagatatttgaaggtcatgcactaaaatcTAGGaggtgaaaaaaaataaaaattgtagtgCTCTAAATACAGTTTCTATACTACTAAATtgtttaaaaattggataagattaagagggtcaaacctttcacgcacaaaaaattgttcctgattttttcataaaaatataacatagttattttcgtgcgctgcacaaaatatgaagttagatttactagtttgcaaaaccctttggtaggatgataggtaagagtgagatctagaagttgtgtatttttttgtaattttctattgagtattttttttaaatgattttttgaagtgactgcgtcctgaaaatttggtacctgttcatgcgctgggcataacttgcatcaaaataatcgaaaatgaaaacttctttttttaaaagtgtatagaatttAGTGTAGAACAATATAtgttaatttattttgaatttggtcaagtacattaaaatttattaaaaaaaatggtagacatatgtctatgaggactgtcaaggcattggtaaagaaaataaagtttactatgctaatgttgtccaaaaatagaaaaccaaaatatggtcagaaaactgagaagatgtgtaagattaTGGTGGTAATCTTAGAGAtaacccacttgatcatttgtaaacctgatgatgacaaagttgagaaatcatgttggaagatgaaaaacgtgtaaagggacaaaaatggggggaaaatgggcttgcaagccttagggtcattttccaaccctcttaccaagccaaaacccacacaggttttgaaaaacaaaaagtactattcacaattCTTCATAACCCACatggttttgaaaaacaaaaagtactattcatagttcttcataacccgcacgggttttgaaaaccaaaaagtactattcatagttctacataacctataggggttatgtagaactaaaaccattattttgtgtttcaacaaatctgtacgggttatgaagacataataatgtatgcttgtaaacttagcatttactacacatatgtacatacatacatatataatatgtgtttatgtatgtatatatgcatatctaaagttatatatatattaatatagatatatgtatatatgtttgtatacatgcattgtctctcttattttcctctctctctcatcttcccttCCCCATCACTGTatttgtctattctaagccctaattatcctccttgagttctatctcatctctctcccccctcacacttctctctctgtcgagtctctcacctttttcctccttcttgttctctctctacctcatgtctctcaccctctcatccttatcctcctctctctcctaaccctctctctctctctcatctctcattatcctatcctattcctCACCCtttccccccttctctctctttctatccccctccctctcccttctccacctctctcccccctctccatatcttacccctctctctctctctctcctctctctctctctctctctctctctctcccagtttcctttctctctcccccctctctctctccctcgccctctccttatcctattctctccctctcttcctatctcatattctctctcttacccctctCTCCCTACtcactctctctcctctctctctctctctctctctccttttctaaatctcccctctctctctctctccctctgcttatatccaaatctccctctctcctccctctcccacCATACCTCCTCTccttatccttctctctctctctcctctctctctcctctctctctcactctcactctctctcctctctctcccccctctccttttttcCAATGTCCCTCCCTCCCCCACTCCTTATCCAaatattctttctctctctccttatcctattctctccatctcatcctatcccctattctctctctctctctctctctcctctctctctctctctctccttttcccaaattcccattctctccctcttcccctctccttttcccaatcccccctctctctccctctccccctctcctttacccaatctccctctctttctctctccccctctccccctccatcccacctctctctctctctctctctctcctctctctctctctctctccctatccctatatctctccctctcttccta from Cryptomeria japonica chromosome 3, Sugi_1.0, whole genome shotgun sequence harbors:
- the LOC131060136 gene encoding protein C2-DOMAIN ABA-RELATED 3-like, which produces MEEKPVETVEVEILTQLEQPLETKKPTVGINASTRAPEIEIQTVKITEKPTEADVHTKSEKPTITETSKQSEKTLQVEMQTQTDPLTENASSNYKYNALRDGKMQVAYNLLENREEEMQKSVKVTVLRGSNLVVKDIRSSDPYVVLKFGNKVICTKVVKKNLNPTWNEEFKFPITSFSHYLLKLEVWDKDKVFGIDWLDPDDFMGAAEIDLKHVINREKCSSQHKLAMSPSKENCLHQESYVIQTADGKRVQEVCLNLRNVTSGLVYLRLEWSS